In Rosa chinensis cultivar Old Blush chromosome 1, RchiOBHm-V2, whole genome shotgun sequence, a genomic segment contains:
- the LOC112181837 gene encoding LOW QUALITY PROTEIN: glutamate--tRNA ligase, cytoplasmic (The sequence of the model RefSeq protein was modified relative to this genomic sequence to represent the inferred CDS: inserted 2 bases in 2 codons; deleted 2 bases in 1 codon; substituted 2 bases at 2 genomic stop codons): protein MKDKVDAEVCSWCAGKKCSAKLKENPASSQQSKTKAGTTRGTFEVDLPEAEAGKVKLRFAPEPSGYLHIGHSKAALLNQYFAQRYQGQLIVRFDDTNPAKESNEFVNNLLKXIQTLGIKYEKVTHTSDHFGELMDMTEELINQGKAYVDDTPREEMQKQRMDGIESKCRNHSKEENLKLWEEMKAGSERGLHCCVRGKLDMQDPNKSLRDPVYYXCNPMPHHRKEIGSTYKVYPTFVFACPFVDSIQGITHALRSSEYHDRNAQYYTIQEDMGLRKVHLYEFSRLNVVYMYTLLSKRKLLWFVQNDKVNGWDDPRFPTVQGIVRRGLKVEALIQFILEQGASKNLNLMEWDKLWTINKKIIDPVCPRHTAVTEEGRVLLTLSNGPEKPFVRIIPRHKKYEGAGEKATTFTRSIXIDXADTESISVDEEVTLMDWGNAIVKNIDKDQDGNLALKGVLHLEGSVKTTKLKLTWLPEIDELVKISSMEFDYLITKKKLEEGEDFVDVLNPCTEKETAALQGSSTGRVGPGRAHS from the exons ATGAAGGACAAGGTCGATGCAGAAGTGTGTTCGTGGTGTGCCGGGAAAAAATGCTCAGCGAAATTGAAAGAGAACCCAGCCAGCAGTCAGCAGTCGAAGACTAAAGCAGGAACCACCCGAGGAACATTCGAGGTAGATCTACCGGAGGCTGAGGCTGGAAAGGTGAAGTTGAGGTTTGCGCCGGAACCAAGTGGTTATCTTCACATTGGGCACTCGAAAGCAGCTTTACTGAATCAGTATTTTGCTCAGCGGTATCAAGGTCAGCTTATTGTGCGGTTTGATGATACTAATCCTGCTAAAGAAAGCAATGAGTTCGTCAATAATCTTCTCA ATATTCAGACTTTGGGTATCAAGTATGAGAAGGTTACCCATACTTCAGATCACTTCGGTGAGTTGATGGATATGACCGAGGAGCTGATTAACCAAGGTAAAGCATATGTCGACGATACACCTAGAGAAGAGATGCAAAAGCAACGGATGGATGGGATTGAGTCCAAGTGTAGAAACCACAGCAAAGAGGAAAATTTGAAACTGTGGGAGGAAATGAAAGCAGGTTCAGAGAGGGGTCTGCATTGTTGTGTTAGAGGGAAGCTGGACATGCAGGACCCTAATAAATCACTCAGAGATCCAGTTTATT GTTGCAATCCAATGCCACATCATAGGAAAGAGATAGGGTCCACGTACAAGGTCTACCCaacttttgtttttgcttgTCCTTTTGTTGATTCCATTCAAGGTATAACTCATGCCCTTCGATCTAGTGAATATCATGATCGCAACGCCCAGTACTATACGATTCAAGAGGACATGGGCCTGAGAAAAGTGCATCTGTATGAGTTCAGTAGGTTGAACGTGGTCTATATG TATACACTCCTAAGCAAGCGCAAGCTTTTGTGGTTTGTTCAAAATGACAAGGTCAATGGATGGGACGATCCTCGATTCCCAACTGTTCAAGGAATTGTGCGTAGAGGTCTCAAAGTTGAAGCATTGATACAGTTCATTCTTGAGCAGGGGGCTTCAAAGAATCTGAATCTTATGGAATGGGACAAACTGTGGACAATTAACAAGAAGATTATTGATCCTGTATGCCCAAGACATACTGCTGTCACTGAAGAGGGACGAGTGTTGTTGACTCTCTCTAATGGCCCTGAGAAGCCATTTGTCCGCATAATACCTAGGCATAAGAAGTATGAAGGTGCTGGAGAGAAGGCAACAACGTTCACAAGGAGCATATGAATAGATTGAGCTGATACAGAGTCGATATCAGTAGATGAGGAAGTGACATTGATGGATTGGGGGAATGCCATTGTTAAGAACATTGACAAAGACCAAGATGGAAATCTTGCGCTCAAAGGGGTTTTGCATCTTGAAGGATCTGTGAAAACCACCAAACTGAAGCTTACCTGGCTGCCTGAAATAGATGAACTGGTTAAGATCTCGTCGATGGAGTTTGATTATCTGATAACAAAGAAGAAG CTTGAGGAAGGCGAGGATTTCGTTGATGTGCTTAACCCATGTACCGAAAAGGAGACAGCAGCCCTtcaggggtcgtcaacgggccgggtcgggccgggccgggcccattcatag